The proteins below are encoded in one region of Shewanella algae:
- the rpsJ gene encoding 30S ribosomal protein S10, translating to MQNQRIRIRLKGFDHRLIDQSTAEIVETAKRTGAQVRGPIPLPTRKERYTVLISPHVNKDARDQYEIRTHKRLVDIVEPTEKTVDALMRLDLAAGVDVQISLG from the coding sequence ATGCAGAACCAAAGAATCCGTATCCGCTTGAAAGGATTTGATCATCGTTTGATTGATCAGTCTACTGCGGAAATCGTTGAAACTGCTAAGCGTACTGGCGCCCAGGTACGTGGTCCTATCCCACTGCCTACGCGCAAAGAGCGTTATACCGTTTTGATCTCTCCGCACGTTAATAAAGATGCTCGTGACCAATACGAAATCCGTACTCACAAGCGTTTGGTTGACATCGTAGAGCCAACTGAGAAGACAGTCGACGCGCTGATGCGTCTGGATCTTGCGGCTGGTGTCGACGTACAGATTAGCTTGGGTTAA
- the rplC gene encoding 50S ribosomal protein L3 — protein MAIGLIGRKVGMTRIFTEDGVSIPVTVIEVNANRVTQVKTLENDGYRALQVTTGAKKANRITKPEAGHFAKAGVDAGRGLWEMRLADGEGEGIEVGAELNVDIFADVAKVDVTGQSKGKGFQGGVKRWNFRTQDMTHGNSLAHRANGSIGQNQTPGRVFKGKKMSGHMGAERVTTQNLDVVRVDAERNLLLVKGAVPGATNGDLIIKPAVKA, from the coding sequence ATGGCTATCGGTCTTATTGGTCGTAAAGTGGGTATGACCCGCATCTTCACCGAAGATGGCGTGTCTATCCCTGTTACTGTAATTGAAGTAAATGCAAACCGCGTTACTCAGGTGAAAACTCTGGAAAACGACGGCTACCGTGCACTTCAAGTTACTACTGGTGCCAAAAAAGCCAACCGCATCACTAAACCAGAAGCAGGTCACTTTGCCAAAGCGGGCGTTGACGCCGGCCGTGGTTTGTGGGAAATGCGTCTGGCAGACGGTGAAGGCGAAGGCATTGAAGTTGGTGCTGAGCTGAACGTAGATATCTTCGCTGACGTAGCGAAAGTAGATGTTACCGGTCAATCAAAAGGTAAAGGTTTCCAAGGTGGCGTTAAGCGCTGGAACTTCCGTACCCAGGATATGACTCACGGTAACTCATTGGCGCACCGTGCTAACGGTTCTATCGGTCAGAACCAGACGCCAGGTCGCGTATTCAAAGGCAAAAAAATGTCAGGCCACATGGGTGCTGAGCGTGTTACCACTCAAAATCTGGACGTAGTACGTGTAGATGCTGAGCGTAACCTGCTGCTGGTTAAAGGTGCTGTTCCAGGCGCTACCAATGGCGACCTGATCATCAAGCCTGCCGTTAAAGCCTAA
- the rplD gene encoding 50S ribosomal protein L4: MELVLKDAQSALEVSETTFGRDFNEALVHQVVVAYAANARQGTRAQKTRAEVTGSGKKPWRQKGTGRARAGGVKGPIWRGGGVTFAAKTQDHSQKVNKKMYRGALKSILSELVRQERLIVVEKFAVEAPKTKELKAKLKDMGLEDVLIVTSEVDENLFLAARNLYKVDVRDVAGIDPVSLIAFDKVLVTADAVKQIEEMLA; this comes from the coding sequence ATGGAATTGGTATTGAAAGACGCGCAAAGCGCTCTTGAAGTTTCCGAAACTACCTTCGGCCGTGACTTTAATGAAGCACTGGTTCATCAGGTAGTTGTAGCTTACGCTGCAAACGCGCGTCAGGGCACTCGTGCTCAGAAAACTCGCGCTGAAGTGACTGGCTCTGGCAAAAAGCCATGGCGCCAAAAAGGTACTGGCCGCGCTCGTGCGGGTGGTGTCAAGGGCCCAATCTGGCGTGGCGGTGGCGTAACTTTCGCTGCTAAAACCCAGGATCACAGCCAGAAAGTCAACAAGAAAATGTACCGCGGCGCTCTGAAGAGCATTCTGTCCGAGCTGGTACGTCAAGAACGTCTGATCGTTGTTGAAAAGTTTGCTGTTGAAGCTCCTAAAACTAAAGAGCTGAAGGCCAAGCTGAAAGACATGGGTCTGGAAGACGTATTGATTGTAACTTCCGAAGTTGACGAGAACCTGTTCTTGGCAGCTCGCAACCTGTACAAGGTTGATGTTCGTGATGTTGCTGGTATCGACCCAGTAAGCCTGATCGCGTTCGACAAAGTGCTGGTAACTGCTGATGCTGTTAAGCAAATCGAGGAGATGCTGGCATGA
- the rplW gene encoding 50S ribosomal protein L23, with product MIREERLLKVILAPHISEKSTVVAEKNNTVVFRVAIDATKAEIKAAVEKLFEVEVDSVRTLVNKGKTKRHGARAGRRSDWKKAYVTLAEGADIDFVGAEA from the coding sequence ATGATCCGCGAAGAACGTTTACTGAAAGTTATTCTGGCGCCTCACATCTCTGAAAAGAGTACTGTGGTTGCTGAGAAGAACAACACTGTAGTTTTCCGTGTAGCTATCGACGCCACTAAAGCAGAGATCAAAGCTGCAGTTGAAAAACTGTTTGAAGTTGAAGTTGATTCAGTTCGCACTCTGGTGAACAAAGGCAAAACCAAGCGTCACGGTGCCCGTGCTGGTCGTCGCAGCGATTGGAAAAAAGCCTATGTTACTCTGGCTGAGGGTGCTGACATCGATTTCGTCGGCGCTGAAGCGTAA
- the rplB gene encoding 50S ribosomal protein L2 gives MAVIKCKPTSPGRRHVVKVVNTDLHKGKPFAGLLAKKSKSGGRNNTGRITVRHVGGGHKQHYRLIDFKRDKDGIPAKIERLEYDPNRTAHIALVLYADGERRYILAAKGMQAGDKIVSGVEAEIKTGNALPLRNIPVGSVVHAVEMKPGKGAQIARSAGAYVQVVARDGAYATLRLRSGEMRKVPVDCRATLGEVGNAEHMLRQLGKAGAKRWRGVRPTVRGVAMNPVDHPHGGGEGRTSGGRHPVTPWGVPTKGYKTRSNKRTDKYIVRRRNK, from the coding sequence ATGGCAGTTATTAAGTGTAAGCCAACCTCTCCAGGTCGTCGCCACGTCGTTAAAGTGGTGAACACTGACCTGCACAAGGGTAAACCTTTTGCTGGCCTGTTGGCGAAAAAATCTAAGAGTGGCGGCCGTAACAACACTGGTCGTATCACTGTTCGTCACGTTGGTGGTGGTCATAAGCAACACTACCGTCTTATTGACTTCAAACGTGATAAAGATGGTATCCCAGCGAAGATTGAGCGTCTGGAATACGATCCAAACCGTACTGCGCACATCGCGCTGGTACTGTACGCAGACGGTGAGCGTCGCTATATCCTGGCAGCCAAAGGCATGCAGGCTGGTGACAAAATCGTTTCTGGCGTAGAAGCTGAAATCAAGACAGGTAACGCCCTGCCACTGCGTAACATCCCAGTTGGTAGCGTAGTTCACGCTGTTGAAATGAAACCTGGCAAAGGTGCTCAAATTGCACGTTCTGCCGGTGCTTATGTACAAGTTGTAGCTCGTGATGGCGCTTATGCCACTCTGCGTCTTCGCTCTGGCGAAATGCGCAAAGTGCCAGTTGATTGCCGCGCGACTCTGGGTGAAGTTGGTAACGCCGAGCATATGCTGCGTCAGCTGGGTAAAGCTGGTGCCAAGCGCTGGAGAGGCGTACGCCCAACAGTTCGTGGTGTTGCAATGAACCCAGTAGACCACCCACATGGTGGTGGTGAAGGCCGTACTTCTGGTGGTCGTCACCCAGTGACTCCATGGGGTGTGCCAACTAAGGGTTACAAGACCCGTAGTAACAAGCGCACTGACAAGTACATCGTACGTCGTCGTAATAAATAG
- the rpsS gene encoding 30S ribosomal protein S19 — MPRSLKKGPFIDLHLLKKVEKAVEAGDKKPIKTWSRRSMIIPNMIGLTIAVHNGRQHVPVFVTDEMIGHKLGEFSPTRTYRGHAADKKAKKR, encoded by the coding sequence ATGCCACGTTCTCTCAAGAAAGGTCCATTCATTGACCTGCACTTGCTGAAGAAGGTAGAGAAAGCGGTGGAAGCAGGTGACAAGAAGCCTATTAAGACTTGGTCACGTCGCTCTATGATCATTCCAAACATGATTGGTTTGACCATCGCTGTCCATAATGGTCGTCAGCACGTTCCTGTGTTCGTAACTGACGAAATGATCGGCCACAAGCTTGGTGAATTCTCACCAACTCGCACTTATCGCGGCCATGCTGCTGATAAGAAAGCGAAGAAGCGCTAA
- the rplV gene encoding 50S ribosomal protein L22 yields the protein MEVLAKHRFARTSPQKARLVADQIRGLPVSKALEILTFSPKKAAVLVKKVLDSAIANAEHNQGADIDELKVGKVFVDEGPTMKRIMPRAKGRADRIMKRTSHITVVVSDR from the coding sequence ATGGAAGTTTTAGCTAAACATCGTTTTGCCCGTACGTCGCCTCAAAAGGCTCGTTTGGTAGCTGATCAGATCCGCGGTCTGCCTGTTTCCAAGGCCCTCGAGATCCTGACCTTTAGCCCCAAGAAAGCCGCCGTACTGGTCAAAAAAGTACTGGATTCAGCCATTGCCAATGCTGAGCACAATCAAGGTGCCGACATTGATGAACTGAAAGTTGGAAAAGTCTTCGTTGATGAAGGCCCAACCATGAAGCGCATCATGCCACGTGCTAAAGGTCGCGCCGACCGTATCATGAAGCGTACCAGCCACATTACTGTGGTTGTATCAGATCGCTAG
- the rpsC gene encoding 30S ribosomal protein S3 — MGQKVHPNGIRLGITKPWISTWYADKADYAANLHGDWEVRKFLEEKLKAASVSKIVIERPAKSIRVTIHTARPGVVIGKKGEDVEVLRAEVAKITGTPAQINIAEIRKPELDAKLVADSIAQQLERRVMFRRAMKRAVQNAMRLGAKGIKVEVSGRLGGAEIARTEWYREGRVPLHTLRADIDYSTSESHTQYGVIGIKVWVFKGEVLDGIMPQIEEPKQQPKRKPRGK, encoded by the coding sequence ATGGGACAGAAAGTACATCCTAATGGTATCCGTCTGGGTATCACTAAGCCTTGGATCTCTACCTGGTACGCTGATAAAGCAGACTACGCTGCTAATCTGCACGGCGACTGGGAAGTGCGTAAGTTTCTCGAAGAGAAGCTGAAAGCCGCATCAGTATCTAAGATCGTTATCGAACGCCCAGCGAAAAGCATCCGCGTTACTATTCACACTGCCCGTCCAGGTGTTGTGATCGGTAAGAAAGGTGAAGACGTTGAGGTTCTGCGTGCTGAAGTTGCCAAAATTACTGGCACTCCTGCGCAAATTAACATCGCTGAGATCCGCAAGCCTGAGTTGGACGCCAAGCTGGTAGCCGATTCAATCGCTCAACAGCTGGAACGTCGTGTTATGTTCCGTCGCGCTATGAAGCGTGCGGTACAGAACGCTATGCGTCTGGGCGCTAAAGGTATCAAAGTTGAAGTTAGTGGCCGTTTAGGCGGCGCTGAGATTGCGCGCACCGAGTGGTATCGCGAAGGCCGTGTGCCTCTGCATACACTGCGTGCTGACATCGACTATTCAACCTCTGAAAGTCACACTCAATACGGTGTGATCGGCATTAAAGTTTGGGTCTTCAAAGGTGAAGTTCTGGACGGTATCATGCCTCAGATCGAAGAGCCGAAGCAGCAACCTAAGCGCAAGCCTCGTGGTAAATAG
- the rplP gene encoding 50S ribosomal protein L16 encodes MLQPKRMKFRKMFKGRNRGLANGTEVSFGTFGLKAVGRGRLTARQIESARRAMTRHVKRQGKIWIRVFPDKPITSKPLEVRMGKGKGNVEYWVCQIQPGKVLYEMNGVSEELAREAFALAAAKLPIKTTFVTKTVM; translated from the coding sequence ATGCTGCAACCTAAACGTATGAAGTTTCGCAAAATGTTCAAAGGCCGCAACCGCGGTCTGGCGAACGGTACTGAAGTTAGCTTCGGTACATTTGGTCTGAAAGCAGTTGGCCGCGGCCGTTTGACTGCACGTCAGATCGAATCTGCCCGTCGTGCAATGACACGTCACGTTAAGCGTCAAGGAAAAATCTGGATCCGGGTTTTCCCTGACAAGCCAATTACCTCTAAGCCTCTTGAAGTGCGTATGGGTAAAGGTAAAGGTAACGTTGAATACTGGGTATGTCAGATTCAACCAGGTAAGGTACTCTATGAAATGAATGGCGTTTCAGAAGAGCTGGCCCGCGAAGCTTTCGCACTGGCCGCTGCTAAACTGCCTATCAAGACTACCTTCGTAACTAAGACGGTGATGTAA
- the rpmC gene encoding 50S ribosomal protein L29, translating into MKASELREKSVEELNAELLGLLREQFNLRMQHATGQLAQTHQLKQVRRNIARVKTIITSKAGA; encoded by the coding sequence ATGAAAGCGAGCGAACTGAGAGAAAAGAGCGTTGAGGAATTGAACGCTGAACTGCTTGGTCTGCTGCGTGAGCAGTTTAACCTGCGTATGCAACACGCCACTGGTCAGCTGGCACAAACTCACCAGCTGAAGCAAGTGCGCCGTAACATTGCGCGCGTTAAGACCATTATTACTTCTAAGGCAGGTGCATAA
- the rpsQ gene encoding 30S ribosomal protein S17, with protein sequence MSEKIRTLQGKVISDKMDKSITVAVERQVKHPIYGKYIKRTTKIHAHDEQNQCKEGDFVSIRECRPLSKTKSWTLVEVVSKA encoded by the coding sequence ATGTCTGAGAAAATCCGTACTTTGCAGGGTAAAGTCATCAGCGACAAGATGGACAAGTCCATCACTGTAGCTGTTGAGCGTCAAGTTAAGCACCCAATCTACGGTAAGTACATCAAACGTACTACTAAGATCCATGCACATGACGAACAAAACCAGTGTAAAGAAGGTGATTTCGTGTCTATTCGCGAATGTCGCCCTCTGTCCAAGACCAAGTCATGGACCCTGGTTGAAGTAGTAAGCAAGGCCTAA
- the rplN gene encoding 50S ribosomal protein L14 produces MIQMQSTLDVACNSGARRVQCIKVLGGSHRRYAGIGDIIKVSVKEAIPRAKAKKGDVYNAVVVRTKKGVRRPDGSVIRFDRNAAVLLNANLAPIGTRIFGPVTRELRTEQFMKIVSLAPEVL; encoded by the coding sequence ATGATCCAAATGCAATCGACTCTCGATGTCGCATGTAACAGCGGCGCGCGCAGAGTTCAGTGTATTAAGGTCTTGGGTGGCTCTCATCGTCGTTATGCCGGTATCGGCGACATCATCAAGGTTTCTGTTAAAGAAGCCATTCCTCGCGCTAAAGCGAAGAAAGGTGATGTGTATAACGCGGTGGTAGTCCGTACTAAGAAAGGCGTACGTCGTCCAGACGGTTCTGTCATTCGCTTCGATCGGAATGCAGCGGTATTGCTTAACGCAAACCTTGCCCCGATTGGTACTCGTATCTTTGGACCTGTGACACGTGAACTGCGTACTGAGCAATTCATGAAGATTGTGTCGCTGGCACCAGAAGTACTGTAA
- the rplX gene encoding 50S ribosomal protein L24, with translation MAAKIRREDEVIVLAGKDKGKRGKVTRVLTTGKLIVEGINLVKKHQKPNPQLGVTGGIVEKEAPIQASNVAIFNPVTGKADRVGFRFEDGKKVRFFKSNSELVK, from the coding sequence ATGGCAGCAAAAATCCGTCGTGAAGACGAAGTAATTGTACTGGCCGGTAAGGATAAGGGTAAGCGCGGTAAGGTTACTCGTGTACTTACTACCGGTAAGTTAATTGTTGAAGGCATCAATCTCGTTAAGAAGCACCAGAAGCCTAACCCACAACTGGGTGTGACTGGTGGTATCGTTGAGAAAGAAGCACCGATTCAAGCATCTAATGTTGCGATCTTTAACCCTGTCACTGGCAAGGCGGATCGTGTTGGTTTCCGATTCGAAGACGGTAAGAAAGTCCGTTTCTTCAAATCGAACAGTGAACTCGTTAAGTAA